The Dehalogenimonas sp. 4OHTPN genome window below encodes:
- a CDS encoding phosphatidate cytidylyltransferase: MLKKRLVSGLLLGIIALAAIWFDEPLPWLTIGAAIWGVMAIAEFNRVVSQVKAPPFAAIGTIGVVLFIASPHVEGSLAPLLAGFTALSLLYLLKPGDRSQSFVRWAWTLAGVIYVGWLLSFLPALRLLESGREWLLFAIGVTVASDTFAYFIGRATGRHKMAPSISPGKSWEGAFAGAIAAVITAVILKPVLGLTPDYLSLGLVGLLASVVGQAGDLVESLFKRNMAIKDSGNAIPGHGGFLDRMDSVVFAVMLVYYYVVVFAA, encoded by the coding sequence TTGCTTAAGAAACGACTTGTCTCAGGTCTCTTATTAGGCATTATCGCCCTGGCGGCTATCTGGTTCGACGAACCGCTGCCCTGGCTGACCATTGGCGCGGCAATCTGGGGCGTCATGGCCATCGCGGAGTTCAACCGCGTCGTATCCCAGGTCAAGGCGCCGCCTTTCGCCGCCATCGGGACTATCGGAGTGGTGCTGTTTATTGCCTCGCCGCATGTTGAGGGCAGCCTGGCGCCGCTGCTGGCCGGCTTCACCGCGCTGTCGCTGCTGTACCTCTTGAAACCAGGCGACCGGTCTCAAAGCTTCGTCCGCTGGGCCTGGACTCTGGCCGGGGTGATTTACGTCGGCTGGTTGCTTTCCTTCCTGCCGGCGCTGCGGCTGCTTGAGAGCGGCCGGGAGTGGTTGCTCTTCGCCATCGGAGTTACGGTGGCTTCGGATACTTTCGCCTATTTTATTGGGCGGGCGACCGGCCGCCACAAAATGGCGCCGTCGATCAGCCCGGGGAAGAGTTGGGAAGGCGCCTTCGCCGGAGCTATCGCCGCGGTGATAACCGCCGTCATATTGAAACCGGTCCTCGGACTGACACCGGATTATCTCAGCCTCGGGCTGGTGGGGCTCCTGGCTTCCGTCGTCGGACAGGCCGGCGACCTGGTGGAATCCCTGTTCAAACGCAACATGGCTATCAAGGACTCCGGCAACGCCATCCCCGGCCACGGCGGCTTCCTGGACAGAATGGACTCGGTGGTGTTTGCCGTAATGCTGGTTTATTACTACGTGGTGGTGTTCGCGGCTTAG
- the uppS gene encoding polyprenyl diphosphate synthase: MIHSPEFPGPVPRHVALIMDGNGRWATARGLRRLEGHRAGLEKVSEVVLGMAEAGVEFITLFSFSTENWKRPRDEVAGILKLLAEALERTAGELDDRNVSIRHLGRLDRQALPLRQGVERVVARTAANTGAVASFAFDYGGRAEIVEAARRVVIDKVEAQLIDETVFGKYLHTSGLPDVDLLVRTGGEKRLSNFLLWQSAYAELYFTDTLWPDFGREEAGKALAEYAKRQRRFGGL; encoded by the coding sequence ATGATACACTCGCCTGAGTTCCCGGGTCCGGTCCCACGGCATGTCGCCCTGATTATGGATGGCAACGGTCGCTGGGCTACTGCCCGCGGCCTGCGGCGTCTGGAAGGCCACCGCGCCGGGCTGGAGAAAGTGTCTGAGGTCGTACTGGGCATGGCCGAGGCCGGCGTTGAGTTTATAACTCTCTTCTCTTTTTCGACTGAAAACTGGAAGCGTCCCAGGGACGAGGTCGCGGGCATACTGAAGCTGCTGGCCGAAGCGCTGGAACGCACCGCCGGCGAGTTAGACGACCGTAATGTTTCCATCCGCCATCTTGGACGGCTCGACCGGCAAGCCCTGCCGCTGCGCCAGGGCGTCGAACGGGTAGTGGCGCGGACTGCGGCCAACACCGGTGCCGTAGCCTCTTTCGCCTTCGATTACGGCGGCCGGGCTGAGATCGTCGAGGCGGCGCGCCGGGTGGTAATTGATAAGGTCGAAGCCCAATTGATTGATGAGACAGTCTTTGGGAAATACCTTCATACCTCCGGGCTGCCCGATGTCGACCTGCTGGTGCGCACCGGAGGCGAAAAACGCCTCTCCAACTTCCTGTTGTGGCAGTCTGCCTACGCCGAGCTGTATTTTACTGATACCCTGTGGCCTGATTTCGGCCGCGAGGAAGCCGGCAAAGCGCTGGCGGAATATGCCAAACGACAGCGCCGCTTCGGGGGTCTATAA
- a CDS encoding MFS transporter, whose amino-acid sequence MNLPRLRPVIKLPDYFKITVLSLGLAALSQSSHAILLPLRVLDFAGETGKNTALAAVTFTGLVLAMLSQPVAAAFSDSTSSRWGRRKPYVMAGGVAVLVLLPGIGLAGSFAGLFLFYCLIQLAANTAQGPYQAYLPELVPLDRRGRASSFKALMELLGGAVGIFIIGRLMSDYATDNQSGVWNSLAVLSLIIATILGYLWLRLKETPTPGPLPPFRNPLLSYRFSLKDNPSFGWFLGSRLFVFMASATLQTFALFYLRDVIGVENPAGSAAAFIIVAGVSMGLAIFPAGYLADRYGKIWLSQAAVVFGAGGVILLLLSPSSVTVMIAAGMTGYAIGTFSVANWALATVLVLKGEEARYLAIANMATAGGAALARLIGPAIDYFNRVEANLGYQIMLGACLLYFVLGGLLIKKTRTPASR is encoded by the coding sequence ATGAACCTGCCAAGACTGCGGCCGGTGATCAAGCTGCCGGACTATTTCAAAATAACCGTCCTTAGCTTGGGATTGGCCGCCCTTTCACAGAGCTCACACGCCATCCTTCTGCCGCTCCGGGTACTGGATTTTGCCGGAGAAACCGGCAAGAATACCGCCCTGGCTGCGGTTACTTTCACGGGATTGGTCCTGGCTATGTTGTCTCAACCGGTTGCCGCCGCGTTTTCTGATTCAACCTCGTCCCGCTGGGGCCGGCGGAAACCTTACGTCATGGCCGGCGGAGTTGCGGTCCTGGTGCTTTTACCGGGGATCGGCCTGGCTGGGAGTTTTGCCGGACTTTTCCTATTCTACTGCCTGATCCAATTAGCGGCTAACACCGCCCAAGGCCCATATCAGGCATACCTGCCGGAATTGGTGCCGCTCGACCGCCGCGGTCGCGCCTCCTCCTTCAAAGCCCTGATGGAGCTATTGGGTGGGGCTGTCGGCATCTTTATCATCGGCAGACTTATGTCGGACTATGCCACTGATAACCAGAGCGGTGTATGGAATTCGCTCGCGGTATTATCGCTGATCATCGCCACTATATTGGGGTATCTATGGTTGAGACTCAAGGAAACACCCACGCCTGGTCCGTTGCCGCCATTCCGGAATCCGCTCCTGTCATATCGTTTCAGCCTGAAAGACAATCCGTCGTTCGGCTGGTTTCTTGGATCCCGGCTTTTTGTGTTCATGGCGTCGGCCACCCTGCAGACATTCGCCCTTTTCTACCTCCGAGATGTTATCGGAGTTGAAAATCCGGCCGGTTCAGCCGCAGCTTTTATTATCGTTGCCGGTGTTTCGATGGGACTGGCGATCTTTCCGGCTGGTTATCTGGCCGACCGATACGGGAAAATCTGGCTGTCACAAGCTGCAGTGGTTTTCGGTGCCGGGGGAGTAATCCTGTTGCTGCTGTCGCCCTCATCGGTCACAGTTATGATCGCTGCTGGTATGACAGGCTATGCTATCGGCACTTTCAGCGTCGCCAATTGGGCATTGGCGACTGTACTGGTTTTGAAAGGGGAGGAAGCCCGCTATCTGGCGATCGCTAATATGGCTACGGCCGGGGGTGCCGCCCTGGCCCGACTAATCGGTCCGGCTATTGACTACTTCAACCGGGTGGAGGCCAATCTCGGCTACCAGATTATGCTTGGAGCCTGTCTCTTATATTTTGTCCTAGGCGGCTTGTTGATCAAAAAGACTAGGACGCCAGCCAGTCGATGA
- a CDS encoding VTT domain-containing protein, with the protein MPALSLVAVITIVGMVLYVYHTNPEFVEGLEDYGYLGAFLVSMILNATVVLPAGNFLVLAALGAAMPAPTLVGLAAALGAAVGEMTGYLAGYSGRAVVPQNNRWYIRIRSWLDRYGMLAIFGLSAAPLLFDVAGLAAGIMRFPAPKFFVACFLGRSLLYIMLAWAGALGWEQVIDWLAS; encoded by the coding sequence TTGCCGGCACTCTCCCTTGTTGCCGTGATTACCATCGTCGGGATGGTTCTTTATGTCTATCACACCAATCCGGAGTTCGTCGAAGGTCTGGAGGATTACGGCTACCTTGGTGCTTTCCTTGTCAGCATGATTCTAAACGCTACCGTGGTACTGCCGGCAGGTAATTTCCTGGTATTGGCAGCGCTGGGAGCCGCCATGCCGGCACCAACACTGGTTGGCCTCGCAGCTGCGCTCGGCGCTGCGGTGGGTGAGATGACAGGCTACCTGGCTGGTTACTCCGGACGAGCCGTAGTGCCGCAGAACAACCGCTGGTACATTCGCATCCGCAGCTGGCTGGACCGCTACGGCATGTTAGCTATTTTCGGACTGTCAGCGGCTCCACTCCTGTTTGACGTAGCCGGGCTGGCTGCCGGGATAATGCGTTTCCCGGCGCCAAAATTCTTTGTTGCCTGCTTCCTTGGCCGCAGCCTGCTATATATCATGCTGGCCTGGGCAGGGGCATTAGGCTGGGAACAAGTCATCGACTGGCTGGCGTCCTAG
- a CDS encoding TraR/DksA C4-type zinc finger protein, which yields MTTENREHNFENLKARLEGEYRRLSEQLEALRATKPQEDRREGSPFGKREEEATETADLENRLALEKRVLDQMAEVDYALGKLQKGVFGRCENCGQIIDPARMEILPYAKYCVSCKAKLNRPA from the coding sequence ATGACGACAGAGAATAGAGAGCACAACTTCGAGAATCTAAAGGCGAGGCTGGAAGGCGAATACAGGCGGCTCTCGGAACAACTGGAAGCGCTGCGGGCAACCAAGCCGCAAGAAGACCGCCGCGAAGGTTCGCCGTTCGGCAAGCGTGAGGAAGAGGCTACCGAAACCGCTGACCTGGAGAACCGGCTGGCGTTGGAGAAACGAGTCCTGGACCAGATGGCCGAGGTTGATTATGCTCTTGGTAAACTACAAAAAGGCGTTTTCGGCCGCTGCGAAAACTGCGGCCAGATAATCGATCCGGCGCGCATGGAGATCCTGCCCTATGCCAAGTACTGCGTTTCCTGCAAAGCCAAGCTCAACAGGCCGGCTTAA
- the lspA gene encoding signal peptidase II has protein sequence MPIVVPLAAFFSVALDQLTKHLVRTNIALYDSIPDTGFFRLVHTQNTGAAFGIFENATLYLAVFSSIALAVIVWAAVFKRFSFLESAWGSLSLGLAAGGTLGNLIDRVYYGFVTDFLKAGPWPAFNIADASMVTGMLLIAFLYLRWESIPGGR, from the coding sequence TTGCCCATCGTTGTGCCGCTGGCGGCTTTCTTTTCCGTAGCGCTGGACCAACTGACCAAGCATCTGGTTCGCACCAATATCGCGCTGTACGACTCTATTCCGGACACCGGATTTTTCCGTCTAGTACACACCCAGAATACCGGAGCGGCATTCGGCATATTTGAAAACGCTACTCTCTATCTCGCGGTGTTCAGTTCTATCGCCCTGGCCGTGATCGTCTGGGCGGCGGTGTTTAAACGTTTCTCTTTCCTTGAGAGTGCCTGGGGCAGTCTATCGCTCGGCCTGGCCGCCGGTGGTACCCTTGGCAACCTGATTGATAGGGTATACTACGGCTTCGTGACCGATTTCCTCAAAGCCGGTCCTTGGCCAGCCTTCAATATCGCCGATGCCTCCATGGTCACCGGTATGCTGCTTATTGCATTCCTCTACCTGCGTTGGGAATCTATCCCGGGAGGCCGGTAA
- a CDS encoding RluA family pseudouridine synthase, with amino-acid sequence MDRRLELVAEAGGLRLDKFIAGKDSGLSRARVRALIDGGQITVNGGKVKPSHLVKEGDRVEVNIPSPPPSGITPEAIPLRVLYEDNDLAVVEKPAGLTTHPAPGHPGGTLLNAILSRYPELAEAEGDRPGIVHRLDKDTSGLMVVARSRQTKAALSDQFKRREVTKVYQVLVKGRVEPSAGIIDAAIGRHPVARKKMAVTEFGREARSQYLVAKYFRHYTLLEVRIFTGRTHQIRVHLSAIGYPVVGDDTYGVRSEIFPRQFVHAHRLKFKQPSTGAILEFTSELPPDLAAPLSRLI; translated from the coding sequence TTGGACCGCCGCTTGGAATTGGTGGCCGAGGCCGGCGGTCTCAGGCTCGACAAATTCATCGCCGGAAAAGACTCGGGGTTGTCTCGTGCCCGGGTGCGTGCACTCATCGACGGCGGGCAGATCACCGTAAACGGCGGAAAGGTCAAACCGTCCCACTTGGTGAAAGAGGGTGACCGGGTCGAGGTGAACATCCCGTCTCCACCGCCGAGCGGCATCACCCCCGAAGCCATCCCGCTTCGAGTACTCTACGAAGACAATGACCTGGCGGTTGTTGAAAAACCGGCTGGCCTGACCACCCACCCGGCTCCGGGTCATCCGGGCGGCACCCTCTTGAACGCTATTCTCTCACGGTACCCGGAACTGGCTGAGGCCGAAGGCGACCGGCCCGGCATCGTTCACCGGCTTGATAAGGATACCTCCGGGCTGATGGTCGTCGCCCGCTCCCGCCAGACAAAGGCCGCTCTCTCCGACCAGTTCAAAAGGCGTGAAGTGACAAAAGTCTATCAGGTTTTGGTCAAAGGACGCGTCGAGCCGTCGGCTGGTATTATTGACGCCGCCATCGGCCGCCATCCGGTTGCCCGCAAGAAGATGGCGGTTACTGAGTTCGGCCGGGAAGCCCGAAGCCAGTATCTCGTCGCGAAATATTTCAGGCATTATACCTTGCTCGAAGTGCGCATCTTTACCGGCCGAACCCATCAAATACGGGTGCATCTATCAGCCATCGGTTACCCGGTTGTAGGCGATGATACCTATGGCGTCCGGTCGGAGATTTTCCCGCGCCAGTTCGTCCACGCCCACCGGCTAAAATTCAAGCAGCCTTCGACCGGAGCGATTCTGGAGTTCACCTCGGAATTACCGCCGGACTTGGCTGCCCCGCTGTCCCGCCTAATATAG
- a CDS encoding RDD family protein, with product MSEVKTKGAIALEYAGFWRRFGAYIVDAFVIAAFSAFFEPLLWPDFGRVFEIHTSFDAAIWAAQANALANVMSVILSGVYFAVFWVWRGQTLGMMLLGMKVIRSDGTAVDAGHAVIRYLGYIISILPLFLGFVWIAFDSRKQGWHDKIADTVVIKLPPVVEVNHAAPPTAAV from the coding sequence ATGTCTGAAGTTAAAACCAAGGGCGCCATTGCGCTTGAATACGCGGGATTTTGGCGCCGATTCGGCGCTTACATAGTGGACGCCTTTGTTATCGCCGCCTTCTCAGCCTTCTTTGAGCCGTTGCTGTGGCCTGATTTCGGACGGGTTTTCGAAATTCACACCTCATTCGATGCTGCCATCTGGGCTGCTCAGGCCAACGCCCTAGCCAATGTCATGTCGGTCATCCTAAGTGGCGTATATTTCGCTGTCTTTTGGGTCTGGCGCGGCCAGACCCTGGGAATGATGCTTTTAGGTATGAAAGTTATCCGCTCCGACGGCACCGCCGTTGATGCTGGTCATGCCGTGATCCGCTACCTCGGCTATATCATTTCGATCCTTCCCTTGTTTCTCGGCTTCGTCTGGATTGCCTTCGACTCCCGCAAGCAGGGCTGGCATGATAAGATCGCCGATACGGTCGTTATCAAACTGCCGCCTGTCGTCGAGGTCAATCATGCCGCCCCGCCTACGGCAGCGGTATAG
- the gltX gene encoding glutamate--tRNA ligase, protein MTDTVRVRYAPSPTGYPHVGNIRTALFNWLFARHHGGKFIVRIEDTDQARYVPGAVEAILDGLLWLGMDWDEGPERDGGYGPYFQSQRLEKYRAAAEKLIESGYAYPCYCSSERLEEVRAAQTAAKQPTGYDRKCRDKCDITPGGVTPVVRFKVPLTGTTTFHDVIRGEVTFDNSLLDDFVLLKSDGFPTYHLANIVDDHEMKISHVMRAEEWLSSTPKHIQLYKAMGYEPPVYAHLPMILGPDRSKLSKRHGAVSIIEYKDQGYLPETMVNFLSLLGWSLDATTEIMEVKKVIENFSLERISKTAAIFNIEKLDWMNGSYIRALSLDEFTDRARLFLEAGVPEAAAYDREYLKGVLALIQERVKKLGDLRDQPELTRFFFHENLEYHAVDLAGKGFTTISTRQALELSLDRLLKLDPFTIQAMEDSLRALAGELGLKPGQLFGCLRVAVTGQTVSPPLFQTMAVLGRERTIKRLNGAVAKTYELPE, encoded by the coding sequence ATGACCGATACAGTCAGAGTCCGTTACGCCCCTTCACCTACCGGCTACCCACATGTGGGCAACATCCGCACCGCCCTGTTCAACTGGTTGTTCGCCCGTCACCATGGCGGTAAGTTTATTGTCCGGATTGAGGACACCGACCAGGCGCGCTACGTCCCCGGCGCCGTGGAAGCCATTCTGGACGGCCTGCTCTGGCTGGGCATGGACTGGGACGAAGGACCGGAGAGGGATGGCGGCTACGGGCCTTATTTTCAGTCGCAGCGCCTGGAAAAGTACCGGGCGGCGGCGGAGAAGCTCATCGAGAGCGGCTACGCTTACCCCTGTTACTGCTCCTCGGAGCGGCTGGAGGAAGTGCGGGCAGCCCAAACAGCAGCCAAACAGCCGACCGGCTATGACCGCAAATGCCGCGACAAGTGCGATATCACCCCGGGGGGCGTCACCCCGGTGGTACGCTTCAAGGTACCGCTGACGGGGACGACCACCTTCCACGACGTCATCCGCGGTGAGGTGACCTTCGACAATTCACTGCTCGATGACTTCGTTCTCTTAAAGAGCGATGGCTTTCCGACGTATCACCTGGCCAATATCGTCGACGACCACGAGATGAAGATCTCCCATGTCATGCGCGCCGAGGAATGGTTGTCCAGCACGCCCAAACATATCCAACTATATAAGGCCATGGGCTACGAGCCGCCAGTCTATGCCCATCTGCCGATGATTTTAGGCCCGGACCGCTCGAAGCTGTCCAAGCGCCACGGCGCCGTATCAATTATCGAATACAAGGACCAGGGCTACTTGCCGGAGACGATGGTCAACTTTTTGTCTCTCCTCGGCTGGTCGCTGGATGCCACCACCGAGATCATGGAAGTCAAAAAAGTCATCGAGAATTTCTCACTGGAGCGCATCTCCAAGACGGCGGCCATCTTCAACATCGAGAAGCTGGACTGGATGAACGGCTCCTACATCCGGGCGCTGTCACTGGACGAATTCACCGACCGGGCGAGGCTTTTTCTGGAGGCAGGGGTGCCGGAGGCGGCAGCATATGATAGGGAATATCTTAAGGGCGTCCTGGCACTTATCCAGGAGCGGGTGAAGAAGCTAGGCGACCTGCGTGATCAGCCCGAACTGACCCGGTTCTTTTTCCACGAGAACTTGGAATACCATGCTGTCGACCTGGCAGGCAAAGGATTCACCACCATTTCGACGCGGCAGGCTCTCGAACTGTCCCTTGATCGTCTGTTGAAGCTTGACCCGTTCACTATTCAAGCAATGGAGGACTCGCTTCGGGCCTTAGCAGGGGAACTGGGGCTCAAACCTGGCCAGCTCTTCGGTTGCCTGCGGGTGGCAGTCACCGGGCAAACGGTATCACCGCCGCTCTTTCAGACCATGGCGGTGCTGGGACGGGAACGGACAATCAAACGGTTGAACGGAGCCGTTGCCAAGACCTACGAACTGCCGGAGTAA
- a CDS encoding DUF3795 domain-containing protein — MGTRVFKRIPAIGACGLDCGLCPRYHTDGPSRCPGCAAEAYISPGCSVQRCCVKEHHMECCAECPETQGCARLDRVFKAAATADSFISYLPVPANHRRIRETGISKFARMQEERAAFLAELLATYNDGRSKGFFCLAVQLLALDELQSVLGNLSDDLSRISEMKGRTTLLRQAFSELASQKGLTLKLRRRV, encoded by the coding sequence ATGGGAACGCGGGTTTTCAAACGGATTCCTGCAATCGGCGCCTGTGGCCTGGATTGCGGACTATGTCCCCGTTACCATACCGATGGTCCATCGCGATGCCCTGGCTGTGCCGCCGAGGCTTATATCAGCCCGGGTTGCTCTGTACAGCGGTGCTGTGTTAAGGAACACCATATGGAGTGTTGCGCTGAGTGTCCCGAGACCCAAGGCTGTGCCAGGCTTGACAGGGTATTCAAAGCGGCCGCCACCGCTGATTCGTTCATCTCGTACCTGCCGGTGCCTGCCAACCATCGTCGCATCCGTGAAACGGGCATCAGTAAGTTTGCCCGGATGCAAGAAGAGCGGGCGGCTTTCCTCGCCGAGTTGCTGGCAACATACAACGATGGCCGAAGTAAAGGATTTTTCTGCCTGGCTGTACAACTGCTGGCGCTTGACGAACTCCAGTCAGTGCTCGGGAACCTATCTGATGACCTTTCGAGGATCTCTGAAATGAAAGGTAGAACAACGCTTCTTAGGCAAGCTTTCAGTGAACTTGCGTCCCAAAAGGGTTTGACGCTAAAGTTAAGGCGACGGGTTTAA
- a CDS encoding radical SAM protein yields the protein MTDPGYIQLYESGELEQRAQRLEARLEHCDICPRRCGANRLNGEIGSCNAGKLVAVASVCAHRGEEPAISGSRGSGTIFFGNCNLRCVYCQNYQISQDPERQRPNQITPSRLSNRMLYVQNDLGCHNINLVSPTQYVPQIMRAIYEAVPRGLNLPIVYNTNAYDAVETLRELEGVVDIYLPDLKYASNSIAAKLSDVAHYVPTARAAITEMYRQVGNLVVDSDDIAVRGLIVRHMILPNELAGSEESMRWIASELSPSVTVSLMAQYYPRHRAMEVPPIARSITAAEYRRVVNLLDILGLENGWLQGEGARDYYLPDFNFEGHPFERG from the coding sequence TTGACTGATCCTGGCTATATCCAACTCTACGAGTCCGGTGAGCTTGAACAGAGGGCCCAGCGGCTTGAAGCTCGTCTTGAACACTGCGATATTTGCCCCCGCCGCTGCGGAGCGAACCGCCTGAACGGAGAGATCGGTTCCTGCAACGCGGGCAAACTGGTGGCTGTAGCCTCTGTTTGTGCCCATCGCGGTGAGGAACCGGCTATCTCCGGCAGCCGCGGCTCCGGTACAATCTTCTTCGGCAATTGTAATCTTCGCTGCGTCTACTGCCAAAATTATCAGATTTCCCAGGACCCGGAACGTCAGCGCCCCAATCAAATAACACCCTCGCGCCTTTCTAACCGAATGCTGTATGTTCAGAACGACCTGGGCTGCCATAATATCAATCTGGTCAGTCCTACTCAATACGTGCCGCAGATCATGCGCGCCATTTATGAGGCTGTACCGCGCGGTTTGAATCTTCCGATTGTCTACAACACAAATGCTTATGACGCCGTGGAGACGCTGCGGGAATTGGAAGGCGTGGTGGATATCTACCTGCCGGATCTTAAATACGCTTCCAACAGCATCGCCGCTAAACTGTCAGATGTCGCTCACTATGTACCAACCGCTCGGGCGGCAATAACCGAAATGTACCGCCAGGTCGGCAACTTGGTGGTTGACAGCGACGATATCGCGGTGCGCGGCCTGATTGTCCGACACATGATCTTGCCTAATGAATTGGCCGGGAGCGAAGAATCAATGCGCTGGATCGCTTCTGAACTGTCGCCTTCGGTAACGGTCAGTTTGATGGCCCAATACTACCCGCGGCACAGGGCGATGGAGGTACCGCCTATCGCCCGCAGCATCACCGCCGCAGAATATCGCCGTGTAGTTAACCTGCTGGACATCCTTGGTTTGGAGAACGGTTGGCTTCAGGGCGAAGGCGCCAGGGACTATTACCTGCCGGATTTCAACTTCGAAGGTCACCCCTTCGAGCGGGGGTAA
- the ispG gene encoding flavodoxin-dependent (E)-4-hydroxy-3-methylbut-2-enyl-diphosphate synthase, which yields MTKRRQSKVIDIGGVTVGGGAPVSVQSMTKTDTRDVSATVAQIKELAAAGCEIIRCGVPDMEAAEALRQIKSRSPIPVIADIHFDYRLALKAIASGVAGLRINPGNIGDANRVKQVVTAAKERQIPIRIGVNGGSLPPEFEPMKSLHQRMVDSAMVQVRLLESLDFNLIKISLKAFDVPETVAAYRMISSMVDYPLHLGMTEAGTPRTGIIRSAVGIGALLAEGIGDTIRVSLSAHPREEIVAGYEILKSLNLRQRGAVLVSCPSCSRTEVDIVGLAQRVGDALLVVDKPIKVAVMGCAVNGPGEARDADVGIACGKGQGIIFRRGEKANVVAESEFFTALLNEIKNF from the coding sequence ATTACGAAGCGGCGGCAAAGCAAGGTCATTGACATCGGCGGCGTCACTGTCGGCGGCGGTGCGCCCGTTAGTGTCCAATCAATGACCAAGACCGACACCCGGGACGTTTCGGCGACTGTTGCCCAGATCAAAGAGTTAGCCGCGGCTGGTTGCGAGATCATCCGCTGCGGCGTGCCGGACATGGAGGCTGCCGAGGCACTGCGGCAAATCAAGAGTCGGAGCCCGATTCCAGTCATCGCCGATATCCATTTCGATTACCGCCTGGCTTTGAAGGCCATCGCCTCGGGCGTTGCTGGTTTGCGGATCAACCCGGGCAATATCGGCGATGCTAACCGCGTCAAGCAGGTGGTAACAGCGGCTAAAGAGAGACAAATCCCGATTCGAATCGGCGTCAACGGCGGCAGCCTGCCGCCGGAGTTCGAGCCGATGAAATCGTTGCACCAAAGGATGGTTGACTCGGCGATGGTACAGGTAAGGCTCCTTGAAAGCCTGGACTTTAACCTGATCAAGATTTCGCTCAAGGCTTTCGATGTGCCGGAGACTGTGGCGGCCTATCGAATGATTTCTTCCATGGTGGATTACCCTTTACACTTGGGCATGACCGAGGCAGGGACGCCGCGCACCGGTATCATCCGTTCGGCGGTGGGCATCGGGGCGCTCCTGGCTGAGGGCATCGGTGACACCATCCGTGTATCGCTCTCGGCACACCCCCGCGAGGAGATCGTCGCCGGTTACGAAATACTGAAAAGCCTCAACCTTCGCCAGCGGGGGGCTGTCCTGGTTAGCTGCCCGTCTTGTTCCCGTACGGAGGTGGACATTGTCGGTCTGGCCCAGCGGGTCGGAGATGCCCTCCTGGTCGTCGACAAGCCCATCAAAGTGGCGGTCATGGGCTGCGCCGTTAATGGCCCCGGCGAAGCGCGGGACGCCGATGTCGGCATCGCCTGCGGTAAGGGTCAGGGAATTATATTCCGCCGCGGCGAAAAGGCCAACGTGGTAGCCGAGTCGGAGTTCTTCACCGCCCTTTTAAATGAAATCAAAAACTTTTAG